A part of Streptomyces sp. NBC_01210 genomic DNA contains:
- the lgt gene encoding prolipoprotein diacylglyceryl transferase codes for MDIAYIPSPSTGVLHLGPLPLRGYAFCIIIGVFVAVWYGNKRWIARGGKAGTVADIAVWAVPFGLVGGRLYHVITDYQLYFSEGENWVDAFKIWEGGLGIWGAIALGAVGAWIGCRRRGIPLPAWADALAPAIAFAQAIGRWGNWFNQELYGKPTDLPWALKITEGTNREAGLYHPTFLYESLWCVGVAVLVIWADRRFKLGHGRAFALYVASYCVGRGWIEYMRVDEAHHVLGLRLNVWTSIVVFVLAVTYIVISSRVRPGREEIVEPETAKSEVAKPAADAGGDESAADGSEGTSEGASEGVSDGTSEGVSDGTAQDPADGDEKTDADAESAKKG; via the coding sequence ATGGATATCGCCTACATTCCCAGCCCGTCGACCGGAGTGCTCCACCTCGGACCGCTCCCGCTGCGCGGCTACGCGTTCTGCATCATCATCGGTGTCTTTGTGGCCGTCTGGTACGGCAACAAGCGCTGGATCGCGCGGGGCGGCAAAGCCGGCACCGTGGCCGACATCGCCGTCTGGGCGGTGCCCTTCGGTCTCGTCGGCGGCCGGCTCTACCACGTGATCACCGACTACCAGCTGTACTTCAGCGAGGGTGAGAACTGGGTCGACGCCTTCAAGATCTGGGAGGGCGGCCTCGGTATCTGGGGCGCGATCGCGCTGGGCGCGGTCGGTGCCTGGATCGGCTGCCGCCGCCGCGGGATCCCGCTGCCGGCCTGGGCGGACGCCCTGGCACCCGCCATCGCCTTCGCGCAGGCGATCGGCCGCTGGGGCAACTGGTTCAACCAGGAGCTGTACGGCAAACCGACGGATCTGCCGTGGGCCCTCAAGATCACCGAGGGCACCAACCGCGAGGCCGGCCTCTACCACCCCACATTCCTGTACGAGTCCCTGTGGTGCGTCGGCGTCGCGGTGCTCGTCATCTGGGCCGACCGCCGCTTCAAGCTGGGACACGGCAGGGCGTTCGCGTTGTATGTCGCGTCGTACTGCGTGGGCCGGGGCTGGATCGAGTACATGCGCGTCGACGAGGCGCACCACGTACTGGGGCTGCGCCTCAATGTGTGGACCTCGATCGTCGTCTTTGTGCTGGCGGTGACCTACATCGTGATCTCGTCGCGGGTGCGGCCGGGGCGCGAGGAGATCGTCGAGCCGGAGACGGCGAAGTCTGAGGTGGCGAAGCCCGCGGCGGACGCCGGAGGCGACGAATCTGCGGCAGACGGGTCGGAAGGCACGTCGGAAGGCGCGTCGGAAGGCGTGTCGGACGGGACGTCGGAAGGCGTGTCGGACGGGACGGCGCAGGACCCCGCCGACGGGGACGAGAAGACTGACGCGGACGCGGAGTCGGCCAAGAAGGGCTGA
- a CDS encoding DsbA family protein: MSEKNQGQKQTARERLQQERERDKAREKRRRTLIVAAAVVGVLGLAAVVGVVAANSGKKSSGSDAGPLLAPAGVQGKDQLAIPVGASDAPSTLTVWEDFRCPICAKFESVARGTLHELEQTGQAKIEYHLATIIDGNMGGTGSLRAANAAACAQDVGKFAPYHDVLYQNQPAETDDAFGKNSRLIELAGKVEGLDTPEFRSCVEDGKHDAWVAKSNTAFRNSGFRGTPTVLLNGESIFPDKGGEPITTANLKKWVAEANKGKKPGTKRSTPSPTSPAS; this comes from the coding sequence GTGAGCGAGAAGAACCAGGGACAGAAGCAGACCGCGCGCGAGCGGCTCCAGCAGGAACGTGAGCGGGACAAGGCGCGGGAGAAGCGCCGGCGGACCCTGATCGTGGCGGCGGCGGTGGTGGGCGTACTGGGCCTCGCCGCCGTGGTCGGCGTGGTCGCCGCCAACTCCGGCAAGAAGAGCAGCGGCTCCGATGCCGGTCCTCTCCTCGCGCCCGCCGGAGTGCAGGGCAAGGACCAGCTCGCGATCCCGGTGGGCGCGAGCGACGCCCCGTCCACGCTCACGGTGTGGGAGGACTTCCGCTGCCCGATCTGCGCGAAGTTCGAGAGCGTCGCCCGGGGCACCCTCCACGAGCTGGAGCAGACGGGTCAGGCCAAGATCGAGTACCACCTCGCCACCATCATCGACGGGAACATGGGCGGCACCGGCTCGCTTCGCGCGGCGAATGCCGCGGCATGCGCACAGGACGTCGGGAAGTTCGCCCCGTACCACGATGTCCTCTACCAGAACCAGCCCGCGGAGACGGACGACGCCTTCGGCAAGAACAGTAGGCTGATCGAGCTCGCGGGGAAGGTCGAGGGACTCGACACCCCGGAATTCCGCAGCTGCGTCGAGGACGGCAAGCACGACGCCTGGGTGGCGAAGTCGAACACCGCCTTCCGCAACAGCGGCTTCCGCGGTACACCGACCGTGCTGCTCAACGGGGAGTCGATCTTCCCGGACAAGGGCGGCGAGCCGATCACCACAGCCAATCTGAAGAAGTGGGTCGCTGAGGCGAACAAGGGCAAGAAGCCGGGCACCAAGAGGTCGACGCCGAGCCCGACTTCGCCGGCCTCCTGA
- the trpA gene encoding tryptophan synthase subunit alpha, producing MSGNIQLLSDTLAQARNENRAALIAYLPAGFPTVDGGIEAVKAAFEGGADVVEVGLPHSDPVLDGPVIQTADDIALRGGVKIADVMRTVREAHEATGKPVLVMTYWNPIDRYGVERFTAELAEAGGAGCILPDLPVQEAGGWREHAEKHGLATVFVVAPSSQDARLAKITEAGSGFVYAASLMGVTGTRESVGAQAQDLVRRTRATTDLPVCVGLGVSNAEQAAEVASFADGVIVGSAFVKRMLDAPDRAAGLEAVRELAGDLAKGVRRGE from the coding sequence GTGAGCGGCAACATCCAGCTGTTGAGCGACACCCTGGCGCAGGCCAGGAACGAGAACCGGGCCGCGCTCATCGCGTACCTCCCGGCCGGCTTCCCGACCGTCGACGGCGGGATCGAGGCCGTCAAGGCCGCCTTCGAGGGCGGCGCGGACGTGGTGGAGGTCGGGCTGCCGCACAGCGACCCCGTCCTCGACGGCCCCGTCATCCAGACGGCCGACGACATCGCGCTGCGCGGCGGCGTCAAGATCGCCGATGTGATGCGTACGGTCCGCGAGGCGCACGAGGCCACCGGCAAGCCGGTCCTCGTCATGACGTACTGGAATCCGATCGACCGGTACGGCGTCGAGCGCTTCACCGCCGAGCTGGCCGAGGCGGGCGGCGCGGGCTGCATCCTGCCCGACCTGCCGGTCCAGGAGGCGGGCGGATGGCGCGAGCATGCCGAGAAGCACGGCCTCGCCACCGTCTTCGTCGTCGCGCCGAGCAGCCAGGACGCACGGCTGGCGAAGATCACTGAGGCCGGTTCCGGCTTTGTGTACGCGGCCTCGCTGATGGGTGTCACGGGCACCCGCGAGTCCGTGGGCGCACAGGCTCAGGACCTGGTGCGGCGTACCCGGGCCACCACCGACTTGCCGGTCTGCGTGGGCCTCGGGGTGTCCAACGCCGAGCAGGCCGCGGAGGTCGCCTCGTTCGCGGACGGCGTGATCGTCGGCTCGGCGTTCGTGAAGCGGATGCTCGACGCACCGGACCGTGCCGCTGGCCTTGAGGCGGTACGGGAGCTGGCGGGCGACCTCGCCAAGGGTGTACGCAGGGGCGAGTAG
- the trpB gene encoding tryptophan synthase subunit beta, giving the protein MSSDFFIPDPEGQVPSAEGYFGAFGGKFIPEALVAAVDEVAVEYDKAKADPAFAAELNDLMVNYTGRPSALTEVPRFAEHAGGARVFLKREDLNHTGSHKINNVLGQALLTKRMGKTRVIAETGAGQHGVATATACALFGLECTIYMGEIDTQRQALNVARMRMLGAEVIPVASGSRTLKDAINEAFRDWVANVDRTHYLFGTVAGPHPFPAMVRDFHRVIGVEARRQILERAGRLPDAAVACVGGGSNAIGLFHAFIPDADVRLVGCEPAGHGIETGEHAATLTAGEPGILHGSRSYVLQDEEGQITEPYSISAGLDYPGIGPEHSYLKDSGRAEYRAVTDDEAMQALRLLSRTEGIIPAIESAHALAGALEVGKELGKDGLIVVNLSGRGDKDMDTAARYFGLYDGEGDAKVAADASAENGFAEIRRDAK; this is encoded by the coding sequence ATGTCGAGCGACTTCTTCATCCCGGACCCGGAGGGTCAGGTTCCCAGCGCCGAGGGCTACTTCGGCGCGTTCGGCGGCAAGTTCATCCCCGAGGCGCTCGTCGCCGCGGTCGACGAGGTGGCCGTCGAGTACGACAAGGCCAAGGCCGACCCCGCCTTCGCCGCCGAGCTCAACGACCTGATGGTCAACTACACGGGCCGCCCGAGCGCGCTCACCGAGGTGCCCAGGTTCGCCGAGCACGCCGGCGGCGCGCGGGTCTTCCTCAAGCGGGAGGACCTCAACCACACCGGATCACACAAGATCAACAACGTGCTCGGCCAGGCGCTGCTCACCAAGAGGATGGGCAAGACCCGGGTCATCGCCGAGACCGGCGCCGGACAGCACGGCGTCGCGACCGCGACCGCCTGCGCCCTCTTCGGCCTCGAGTGCACGATCTACATGGGCGAGATCGACACCCAGCGCCAGGCCCTGAACGTGGCCCGGATGCGGATGCTCGGCGCCGAGGTCATCCCGGTGGCCTCCGGCAGCCGGACCCTGAAGGACGCCATCAACGAGGCGTTCCGCGACTGGGTCGCCAATGTGGACCGTACGCACTATCTCTTCGGCACGGTCGCCGGACCGCACCCCTTCCCCGCGATGGTCCGCGACTTCCACCGGGTCATCGGCGTCGAGGCCCGTCGCCAGATCCTGGAGCGGGCCGGCCGGCTGCCGGACGCGGCCGTCGCCTGCGTCGGCGGCGGATCCAACGCGATCGGGCTGTTCCACGCCTTCATCCCGGACGCGGATGTACGCCTCGTGGGCTGCGAGCCCGCGGGCCACGGCATCGAGACCGGCGAGCACGCGGCCACCCTGACCGCGGGCGAGCCCGGCATCCTGCACGGCTCGCGCTCGTACGTCCTGCAGGACGAGGAGGGCCAGATCACCGAGCCGTACTCGATCTCCGCAGGGCTCGACTACCCCGGCATCGGCCCCGAGCACTCGTACCTCAAGGACAGCGGCCGGGCCGAGTACCGCGCGGTGACCGACGACGAGGCCATGCAGGCGCTGCGCCTGCTGTCCCGTACCGAGGGCATCATCCCGGCGATCGAGTCCGCGCACGCGCTGGCCGGGGCCCTGGAGGTCGGCAAGGAGCTGGGCAAGGACGGACTGATCGTGGTCAATCTGTCCGGCCGCGGCGACAAGGACATGGACACCGCCGCCCGTTACTTCGGGCTGTACGACGGCGAGGGGGACGCGAAGGTCGCCGCCGACGCCTCCGCGGAGAACGGCTTCGCCGAGATCAGGAGGGACGCGAAGTGA
- the trpM gene encoding tryptophan biosynthesis modulator TrpM, producing the protein MLAAAPGTSLAASAARDPYARLARGCKPRGCRAPARRVHGRRVRYVIGSEPGQVNGMRWRAVRACDCH; encoded by the coding sequence GTGCTCGCCGCGGCGCCGGGGACGAGCCTGGCGGCGAGCGCCGCGCGTGACCCCTACGCCCGGCTCGCCCGTGGCTGCAAGCCCCGCGGCTGCCGGGCCCCGGCCCGCCGGGTGCACGGCCGCCGGGTGCGTTATGTCATCGGGTCCGAGCCGGGACAGGTCAACGGCATGCGATGGCGCGCGGTCCGCGCGTGCGACTGCCACTAG
- the trpC gene encoding indole-3-glycerol phosphate synthase TrpC, producing MSVLDEIIEGVRADLAERQARVSLDELKERAAKAPAAKDGVAALRGEGVKVICEVKRSSPSKGALAAIADPAGLAADYEAGGAAVISVLTEERRFGGSLADLEAVRAKVDIPVLRKDFIVTAYQLWEARAYGADLVLLIVAALEQEALVSLIERAESIGLTPLVEVHDEDEVERAVEAGAKIIGVNARDLKTLKVDRSVFERVAPEIPAHIVKIAESGVRGPHDLIAYANVGADAVLVGESLVTGRDPKSAVADLVAAGAHPALRHGRS from the coding sequence GTGAGTGTGCTCGACGAGATCATTGAAGGCGTACGCGCCGACCTCGCAGAGCGGCAGGCGCGTGTCAGCCTCGACGAGCTCAAGGAGCGTGCCGCCAAGGCTCCTGCGGCCAAGGACGGCGTCGCCGCGCTGCGCGGCGAAGGCGTCAAGGTGATCTGCGAGGTCAAGCGCTCCAGCCCGTCGAAGGGCGCGCTCGCCGCGATCGCCGATCCGGCCGGGCTCGCCGCCGACTACGAGGCGGGCGGCGCGGCCGTCATCTCCGTGCTGACCGAGGAGCGCCGCTTCGGAGGATCGCTCGCCGACCTCGAAGCCGTTCGCGCCAAGGTCGACATCCCCGTGCTGCGCAAGGACTTCATCGTCACCGCGTACCAGCTGTGGGAGGCCAGGGCCTACGGCGCCGACCTCGTGCTGCTGATCGTGGCCGCCCTCGAGCAGGAGGCGCTGGTCTCGCTGATCGAGCGCGCCGAGTCGATCGGGCTCACCCCGCTGGTCGAGGTGCACGACGAGGACGAGGTCGAGCGCGCGGTCGAGGCCGGTGCGAAGATCATCGGCGTCAACGCCCGCGATCTGAAGACGCTCAAGGTCGACCGCTCCGTTTTCGAGCGGGTCGCCCCCGAGATCCCGGCGCATATCGTGAAGATCGCCGAGTCCGGTGTACGCGGTCCGCACGATCTGATCGCCTACGCCAACGTCGGCGCCGATGCGGTGCTCGTCGGCGAGTCCCTGGTCACCGGCCGCGACCCGAAGTCGGCCGTCGCCGACCTGGTCGCCGCGGGCGCCCACCCGGCTCTGCGGCACGGCCGGAGCTGA
- a CDS encoding DUF2752 domain-containing protein, whose protein sequence is MPSSTTPAREPGPAPLARRLATPLATLAGVAAAFAYVGTVDPNEPGHYPVCPLFRFTGIYCPGCGGLRSAHAFIHGDLGTALGSNAVAVVGYGIFAAVWVMWLIRAVRGVPLRITLGPAWWWSLGGVLLIFSVVRNLPFGSALAP, encoded by the coding sequence ATGCCTTCCTCCACCACACCGGCCCGCGAGCCCGGCCCGGCCCCGCTCGCGCGCCGCCTGGCCACTCCGTTGGCGACCCTCGCCGGGGTCGCGGCGGCCTTCGCGTACGTCGGCACGGTCGATCCCAATGAACCGGGCCACTACCCGGTCTGCCCGCTGTTCCGCTTCACCGGGATCTACTGCCCCGGCTGCGGCGGGCTGCGCAGCGCCCACGCGTTCATCCACGGCGATCTGGGGACTGCCCTCGGGTCCAACGCGGTGGCCGTCGTGGGCTACGGAATCTTCGCCGCGGTGTGGGTGATGTGGCTGATTCGCGCGGTACGGGGAGTGCCCCTGCGGATTACCCTCGGGCCCGCGTGGTGGTGGTCGCTCGGCGGTGTTCTGCTGATCTTCAGCGTGGTCCGGAACCTGCCATTCGGCTCCGCGCTGGCTCCGTAA
- a CDS encoding HGxxPAAW family protein: MSGTSHGHTPAAWTGVTIAFIGFCIAGLFMVAANPLGFWAGIGVIALGGVVGAAMKAAGLGMPKESEASVRARHHAAQATAQPAQAQTTA, encoded by the coding sequence ATGTCGGGCACCAGCCACGGACACACCCCGGCCGCCTGGACCGGTGTCACCATCGCCTTCATCGGCTTCTGCATCGCAGGCCTCTTCATGGTGGCGGCCAACCCGCTCGGCTTCTGGGCCGGTATCGGCGTCATCGCGCTCGGCGGTGTGGTCGGCGCGGCCATGAAGGCCGCCGGTCTCGGCATGCCGAAGGAGTCCGAGGCCTCGGTGCGGGCCAGGCACCACGCCGCCCAGGCGACGGCGCAGCCCGCGCAGGCGCAGACCACCGCCTGA
- a CDS encoding TIGR02234 family membrane protein, with the protein MGHVSAVPVPQPRAEAASATSSRRSLAAALFLGAVGAAVVLIAAGQIWAEGKAAVGGGSLPLEAAGSDVTGVPTALAIVGLAALVAVFAVRSGGRLLVSALLALSGAGAALAAFIGASDSAALDEKAAQTTGDTAATVDALTHTAWPYATAAGALLILLAGLLALRYGKQWPAMSGRYERDGTPRPRKAAVVDPDRPEDLWKALDRGEDPTREA; encoded by the coding sequence GTGGGGCACGTGAGTGCTGTACCCGTACCCCAGCCCCGCGCCGAAGCCGCCTCCGCCACAAGCAGCCGCCGCAGCCTCGCCGCCGCCCTGTTCCTCGGCGCCGTCGGCGCGGCCGTCGTGCTGATCGCCGCCGGTCAGATCTGGGCCGAGGGCAAGGCCGCCGTCGGTGGCGGCAGCCTTCCGCTCGAGGCGGCGGGCAGCGATGTCACCGGTGTTCCCACGGCGCTCGCCATCGTCGGCCTGGCCGCTCTCGTCGCCGTCTTCGCCGTACGCAGCGGAGGCCGGCTGCTCGTCTCCGCCCTGCTGGCCCTGAGCGGTGCGGGCGCGGCACTCGCCGCCTTCATCGGGGCCTCCGACAGCGCCGCTCTCGACGAGAAGGCCGCGCAGACCACCGGGGACACGGCCGCCACGGTGGACGCGCTCACCCACACCGCCTGGCCCTACGCGACCGCGGCCGGCGCCCTGCTGATCCTGCTCGCCGGGCTGCTCGCGCTGCGCTACGGCAAGCAGTGGCCCGCCATGTCGGGCCGCTACGAGCGCGACGGCACCCCACGGCCCCGCAAGGCCGCGGTGGTGGACCCGGACCGGCCCGAGGACCTGTGGAAGGCTCTGGACCGCGGCGAGGACCCGACGCGCGAGGCGTGA